A window from Candidatus Binataceae bacterium encodes these proteins:
- a CDS encoding alkyl sulfatase dimerization domain-containing protein yields the protein MTGAGTPGETGSRAMPAANPSKSKEEVRQLVASDDGRDLEFAERGFIATRKDPLIRGSGGRTVYDLSSYRFVSGAAPDTVNPSLWRQARIITRHGLFKVAEGIYQVRGFDVSTVSFIDAGSGWIVVDPLISVEVAQAALELVTEHLGAKPVLAVIYSHSHVDHYGGVEGVATRAEVAAGKVRIIAPEGFLEHAVAENIIVGPAMVRRGRYQFGFTLPRGAQGEITSGLGPGPSLGRSSLIAPTDTIVRTGQELAIGDVQMVFQNTPGTEAPAEMNFYLPQFRALFMAENANLTMHNLLPARGALVRDCKAWADYLTEAIRLFSDRSDVMFAAHGIPRFGQLEIAEFLASHRDAYKFLHDQTIRLINTGLTASEIAEVLELPAVLAGEWFNRGYYGTMSHNSKAVYQRYLGWYDANPANLNPLPPEPAAKRYVEAMGGVGAVMSRAREAANAGDDRWAAMLLNHVVFAEPDNQAAREQLAASYTRLGFESEAGTWRNIYLTGAQELRYGVLKLSTSITSSDALFETPTTMLLDVAAVQLNPDKAATRPFKLNIAVTDRDERHLVSVRNGVLIHEQGVSDPHAAATIRLKHGELVMTLLRGAPVAARIASGDIVAEGDWHLYEALVAMIEPPDANFAIVTP from the coding sequence ATGACTGGCGCTGGAACGCCGGGTGAGACCGGATCGCGGGCCATGCCTGCGGCCAATCCGAGTAAGTCAAAAGAGGAAGTTCGACAGCTGGTCGCGAGTGACGACGGCAGGGACTTGGAGTTCGCCGAGCGTGGATTCATCGCGACCCGCAAGGATCCGCTCATCCGCGGGTCAGGCGGACGGACCGTGTATGATCTTTCCTCTTATAGGTTTGTCAGCGGAGCTGCACCCGACACGGTAAACCCCAGCCTCTGGCGTCAGGCGCGGATTATAACCAGGCACGGACTATTCAAGGTCGCCGAGGGCATCTATCAGGTGCGCGGTTTCGATGTCTCGACGGTGTCATTCATAGATGCCGGATCGGGATGGATCGTAGTCGACCCGCTCATCTCGGTTGAGGTCGCGCAGGCGGCGCTCGAGTTGGTGACCGAGCATCTGGGCGCGAAGCCGGTACTTGCGGTGATCTACTCCCACAGCCACGTCGATCACTATGGCGGTGTAGAAGGCGTTGCGACGCGGGCGGAGGTGGCCGCCGGAAAGGTCAGGATAATCGCGCCCGAGGGCTTCCTCGAGCATGCGGTGGCGGAGAACATCATCGTCGGGCCGGCGATGGTCCGGCGCGGACGGTATCAATTCGGCTTTACCCTGCCGCGCGGCGCGCAGGGCGAAATTACCTCTGGGCTGGGACCGGGCCCCTCACTCGGCAGGAGCTCGCTTATCGCACCTACCGACACCATCGTTCGGACCGGTCAGGAGCTGGCTATCGGCGACGTGCAGATGGTCTTCCAGAATACCCCTGGAACCGAAGCGCCCGCCGAGATGAATTTCTATCTGCCGCAATTCCGCGCCCTATTCATGGCCGAAAACGCCAATCTCACCATGCACAATCTGCTTCCAGCACGCGGCGCGCTGGTGCGGGATTGCAAGGCGTGGGCTGACTACCTGACCGAGGCGATCCGTTTGTTCAGCGACCGCAGCGACGTGATGTTCGCCGCCCACGGAATACCGCGCTTCGGGCAGCTTGAGATTGCCGAGTTCCTCGCCAGCCATCGCGACGCCTACAAGTTTCTCCACGATCAGACGATCAGGCTGATCAACACCGGCCTGACCGCCAGCGAGATCGCGGAAGTTCTCGAACTGCCAGCGGTGCTGGCGGGCGAATGGTTCAACCGCGGTTACTACGGCACTATGAGCCATAACTCCAAGGCCGTTTATCAGCGTTACCTGGGTTGGTACGACGCGAACCCCGCCAACTTGAACCCGCTGCCGCCCGAACCTGCCGCAAAACGCTATGTCGAAGCGATGGGAGGAGTAGGCGCGGTGATGTCTCGTGCCAGGGAAGCTGCTAATGCGGGCGACGACCGCTGGGCGGCAATGCTTCTCAACCACGTCGTGTTCGCGGAACCCGACAACCAGGCCGCCCGGGAGCAGCTTGCCGCGAGCTACACTCGACTGGGCTTCGAGTCCGAAGCGGGCACCTGGCGCAACATTTACCTGACCGGCGCGCAGGAGCTGCGCTATGGGGTACTCAAGCTATCGACGTCGATAACGAGTTCCGACGCGCTATTCGAGACACCTACCACGATGCTGTTGGACGTGGCGGCGGTGCAGCTCAATCCGGACAAGGCCGCGACGCGGCCCTTCAAGCTCAACATCGCTGTGACCGATCGTGACGAGCGTCACTTGGTTTCGGTACGCAACGGCGTCCTGATTCACGAGCAGGGCGTCAGCGATCCACATGCCGCCGCAACCATCCGGCTCAAGCACGGCGAGCTGGTGATGACGCTACTCCGCGGGGCACCGGTCGCGGCGCGAATCGCGTCGGGCGACATCGTGGCGGAGGGCGATTGGCATCTCTACGAGGCGCTCGTCGCAATGATCGAACCGCCCGACGCAAACTTCGCCATCGTGACGCCGTGA
- a CDS encoding Zn-dependent alcohol dehydrogenase: protein MKAAIYHGPNQPLTIEQVDIDEPKDREVLVRTVASGVCHSDLHFVDGLYMWPTPAILGHEAAGVVEKVGSQVSYLKPGDHVIACLSVFCGYCEECMSGHPNLCSNKAATQRTPGDKPRLSQKGQMVNQFADLSGYAEKMLVHENALVKIDNDMPLDRAALIGCGVMTGVGAALHTAKVSPGSQVAVFGAGGVGLAIIQGARVAGARMIIVVDKFKSKLDLALKLGATHAVDASKDDPVNKIRELTGDGADYSFEAIGLKVAAEQAYESIRPGGVATIVGMVPLGQKVEVDGFSLLLEKRIQGCFMGSNRFRIDMPRIIDLYRQGRIDLDDMITRRGKLEDVNEAFRAMKAGEVARTVLMLE from the coding sequence ATGAAGGCAGCAATCTATCACGGACCAAATCAGCCGCTCACCATCGAGCAGGTCGATATAGACGAACCGAAGGACCGCGAGGTTCTGGTGCGCACGGTCGCCAGTGGCGTGTGTCACAGCGATCTGCATTTCGTCGATGGACTCTACATGTGGCCGACGCCGGCGATTCTTGGCCATGAAGCGGCGGGGGTCGTGGAGAAGGTCGGTTCGCAGGTCAGTTACCTGAAGCCTGGCGACCACGTGATCGCGTGTCTCAGCGTGTTCTGCGGCTACTGCGAGGAATGCATGTCGGGACATCCGAACCTGTGCTCCAACAAGGCGGCCACGCAGCGGACGCCCGGCGACAAGCCGCGGCTTTCGCAGAAAGGGCAGATGGTCAATCAGTTCGCGGACCTGTCCGGATATGCGGAGAAGATGCTGGTGCACGAGAATGCGCTGGTGAAGATCGACAACGATATGCCGCTCGATCGCGCTGCACTCATCGGATGCGGTGTCATGACGGGCGTCGGCGCGGCGCTGCATACCGCCAAGGTCTCGCCCGGGTCTCAGGTCGCGGTGTTCGGCGCTGGCGGCGTGGGGCTGGCGATTATCCAGGGCGCGCGGGTGGCGGGAGCGCGGATGATAATCGTGGTCGACAAATTCAAGAGCAAGCTCGACCTCGCACTGAAGCTCGGTGCGACGCACGCCGTGGATGCGTCGAAAGACGACCCGGTCAACAAAATCCGCGAGCTTACCGGCGATGGCGCGGACTACTCATTTGAGGCAATCGGCCTCAAGGTGGCGGCCGAGCAGGCCTATGAATCGATCCGTCCGGGCGGGGTTGCCACCATCGTCGGGATGGTTCCGCTGGGGCAGAAGGTCGAGGTCGACGGGTTCTCGTTGCTGCTCGAGAAGCGGATTCAGGGCTGCTTCATGGGGTCGAACCGGTTTCGCATAGACATGCCGCGAATCATCGATCTCTATCGGCAGGGGCGGATTGATCTCGACGACATGATCACGCGCCGCGGCAAGCTGGAAGATGTCAACGAGGCCTTCCGCGCCATGAAGGCGGGCGAAGTGGCGCGCACGGTGTTGATGCTCGAGTAG
- a CDS encoding Zn-dependent alcohol dehydrogenase, with product MKAAVFHGPKLPLSIEDVEIDQPQDREVRVRTVASGVCHSDLHFVDGFYPYAAPAVLGHEAAGIVEEVGKQVTYLKPGDHVIACLSVFCGYCDQCMAGHPNRCSNKAATQRDPKDKPRISQKGKPINQFLDLSSYCERMLVHENALVKIREDIPLDRAALVGCGVTTGVGAVLNTAKVEPGSTVAVFGCGGVGLAAIQGARIAGARKIIAVDMFEGKLAMAKRLGATDSVDASASDPIEEIQKLTGGGVDYAFEAIGLKKAAEQAFNSLKPGGTATVIGMIPVGQKVEVDGFMFLTERKLQGTNMGSNRFRIDMPRYLDFYLQGRLKLDEMISRRGKLEDVNEAFRAMKAGEVARTVLMFQ from the coding sequence ATGAAAGCCGCCGTGTTTCATGGGCCCAAGCTGCCCCTCAGTATCGAGGATGTGGAAATCGATCAGCCGCAGGACCGCGAGGTGCGAGTCCGTACCGTAGCGAGCGGTGTATGTCACAGCGATCTCCACTTCGTCGATGGGTTCTATCCATACGCCGCGCCCGCAGTGCTGGGTCATGAGGCCGCCGGAATCGTCGAGGAAGTCGGCAAGCAGGTGACGTACCTGAAGCCGGGCGATCACGTGATCGCGTGCCTCAGCGTGTTTTGCGGCTATTGCGACCAATGCATGGCAGGACATCCCAACCGCTGCTCCAACAAGGCTGCCACCCAGCGCGATCCCAAGGACAAGCCACGCATCTCGCAGAAGGGCAAGCCGATAAATCAGTTCCTCGACCTCTCATCGTACTGCGAGCGGATGCTCGTCCATGAGAACGCGCTGGTGAAAATCAGGGAAGATATTCCGCTCGACCGCGCGGCACTGGTCGGATGCGGCGTCACCACCGGGGTCGGTGCGGTGCTGAATACCGCGAAGGTCGAGCCGGGCTCGACGGTCGCGGTGTTCGGTTGCGGCGGGGTAGGACTCGCGGCGATCCAGGGGGCACGCATCGCCGGTGCGCGCAAGATAATCGCGGTGGACATGTTCGAAGGGAAACTGGCGATGGCGAAACGGCTCGGCGCGACCGACTCCGTGGACGCATCGGCGAGCGACCCGATCGAGGAAATCCAGAAGCTCACCGGCGGCGGCGTTGACTATGCCTTCGAAGCGATCGGCCTCAAGAAGGCTGCCGAGCAGGCCTTCAATTCGCTCAAGCCGGGCGGTACCGCGACGGTTATCGGGATGATCCCGGTTGGGCAGAAGGTCGAAGTCGACGGCTTCATGTTCCTGACCGAGCGCAAGCTGCAGGGTACCAACATGGGATCGAATCGTTTCCGGATCGACATGCCCCGCTACCTCGATTTCTATTTACAGGGGCGGCTCAAGCTCGATGAGATGATCAGCAGGCGTGGCAAACTCGAAGACGTGAACGAGGCGTTCCGCGCGATGAAGGCCGGCGAGGTTGCCCGAACCGTCCTGATGTTCCAGTAG
- a CDS encoding methyltransferase domain-containing protein → MPDAASLKQEQRLSWDESAAGWKKWWPNFERAAQGVNSRLVELARIKAGDRVLDIATGNGEPAVSAARVAGPKGMVVAVDQSPGMLAIGRERASALALGNINFVEADAETMVLEAHSFDAAVCRWGLMFMPDLTATVRRIHGALKTGAGFATAVWNTGDKVPMIFLAADAVRQIAGLKPAPPDALEPTRLADTSILKSALEAAGFAEIAIEPMIVTFEFASADQFVEFRSELGRAQAMMAKLTPDQRGRVKTALAEAVGKFAGGDGRVRLPNETICFSARA, encoded by the coding sequence ATGCCGGATGCAGCCAGTCTCAAGCAGGAGCAACGCCTCAGTTGGGATGAATCCGCGGCGGGATGGAAAAAGTGGTGGCCCAATTTCGAGCGGGCCGCGCAAGGAGTGAACTCACGGCTGGTGGAGCTGGCGCGCATCAAAGCAGGTGACCGCGTTCTCGATATCGCTACCGGCAACGGCGAACCTGCGGTGAGCGCCGCCCGCGTCGCTGGTCCCAAAGGCATGGTGGTTGCCGTCGATCAGTCGCCCGGCATGCTTGCGATTGGCCGGGAACGCGCCAGCGCTCTGGCCCTTGGCAATATCAACTTCGTTGAAGCGGATGCCGAGACCATGGTGCTCGAGGCGCACAGTTTCGACGCCGCGGTGTGCCGCTGGGGCCTGATGTTCATGCCCGACTTGACGGCCACCGTGCGCAGGATTCACGGCGCGCTTAAAACCGGAGCCGGCTTCGCGACCGCCGTGTGGAACACGGGCGACAAGGTGCCGATGATCTTCCTGGCGGCCGACGCCGTGCGACAAATTGCCGGATTGAAGCCCGCGCCGCCCGACGCCCTGGAGCCGACTCGGCTTGCGGATACTTCGATTCTAAAATCCGCCCTGGAAGCAGCTGGCTTCGCGGAGATAGCCATCGAACCCATGATCGTTACCTTCGAGTTCGCCTCCGCGGATCAATTCGTTGAGTTCCGAAGTGAGCTGGGCCGTGCGCAGGCGATGATGGCGAAGCTAACCCCTGACCAGCGCGGGCGCGTCAAAACCGCCCTGGCTGAAGCGGTGGGAAAGTTCGCGGGAGGCGACGGCCGCGTCCGCCTGCCGAACGAGACCATCTGTTTTTCGGCTCGTGCGTGA
- a CDS encoding deiodinase-like protein: MAPERRVSFMQFLSERETHAPVVGADAPDFELPKLGDNQRVQLSAFRGHKPVALIFGSYTUPPFRAQAGHLEALHRRFGDRVEFFVVYIREAHPIDGWQVEANEREGILFAQPTSHGARAEVARVCSLKLELSIPTLVDDMDNSTDLKYYALPDRLYLIGRDGRVAYRGGPGPFGFVAAELEEAIEKYLSANAYAGAPAK; this comes from the coding sequence ATGGCCCCGGAGCGGCGCGTCTCGTTCATGCAATTTCTTTCCGAGCGCGAGACTCACGCGCCCGTAGTGGGTGCTGACGCCCCCGACTTTGAGCTGCCAAAGCTTGGCGACAACCAAAGAGTGCAGCTTTCTGCATTTCGCGGACACAAACCGGTCGCGCTGATTTTCGGCAGCTACACCTGACCTCCCTTTCGTGCCCAGGCTGGGCACCTCGAGGCGCTCCATCGTCGCTTTGGCGATCGCGTCGAGTTTTTTGTCGTTTATATCCGCGAGGCGCATCCGATCGACGGCTGGCAGGTGGAGGCGAATGAACGCGAAGGCATCCTCTTCGCGCAACCGACCTCGCACGGCGCGCGCGCCGAGGTCGCGCGCGTCTGCTCACTTAAGCTCGAGCTCTCTATTCCGACGTTGGTCGACGACATGGACAATTCGACCGACCTCAAGTACTACGCCCTGCCCGACCGGCTCTACCTGATCGGCCGCGATGGAAGAGTCGCATACCGCGGAGGTCCGGGTCCGTTTGGGTTCGTCGCTGCAGAGCTGGAGGAGGCTATCGAAAAGTATCTCAGCGCGAACGCTTACGCGGGTGCACCGGCGAAATAG
- a CDS encoding HU family DNA-binding protein, with amino-acid sequence MTKAELIEIVAKAARQPKKRVGDTLDIAFEHIARAIRRDKRFWVPGFGTFTVRRRRARAGYNPRTNSPMTIPAARTVGFRPAPELKKGL; translated from the coding sequence ATGACCAAAGCAGAGCTTATCGAAATCGTGGCCAAGGCAGCACGCCAGCCCAAGAAGCGGGTGGGTGACACGCTAGACATCGCCTTCGAGCACATCGCGCGTGCCATCCGACGCGACAAGCGGTTTTGGGTCCCCGGGTTCGGCACCTTCACGGTGCGCAGGCGGCGTGCACGTGCAGGTTACAATCCGCGAACCAACTCGCCGATGACAATTCCAGCCGCGCGCACGGTGGGATTCCGTCCGGCACCCGAACTCAAGAAAGGGCTTTGA
- a CDS encoding Ppx/GppA phosphatase family protein: MKLATFDIGSNTVLMLAAEVDERRQPRILAELSRITRLGRGVDKNGRLDPDSCALTLAALQEFAATAAGLGVERIAAAATAALRDAADGSEFIARVKERAGIELQIIPGAEEAALSHLAVVRGLRLDPSLALLIVDIGGGSTELIGAEPGAELKLVSLQIGSVRLTERCVHSDPPSDADTASLSATIEGALDGLGWHFRPACLVGIAGTVTTLCAVALGLHSYDSGVVHGHRLSRAEVGRVIGLLRSLPLVERRKLPGLPEGRADVLFAGATILEHILERFGTNEVTVSDQGVRWGLLWREIDRRYPPPKLAVDKP; the protein is encoded by the coding sequence ATGAAGCTCGCGACCTTCGATATCGGCTCGAACACCGTCCTGATGCTCGCCGCCGAGGTCGACGAGCGCCGGCAGCCGCGAATCCTGGCGGAGCTTTCCCGCATCACGCGGCTCGGCCGCGGGGTCGATAAGAACGGGCGGCTCGATCCCGATTCCTGCGCGCTTACGCTCGCCGCCCTTCAGGAGTTTGCCGCAACGGCCGCGGGATTGGGCGTCGAGCGGATAGCGGCCGCGGCAACCGCTGCATTGCGCGATGCCGCCGACGGATCGGAGTTCATTGCGCGGGTCAAGGAACGCGCCGGCATCGAGTTGCAGATAATCCCCGGTGCCGAGGAGGCAGCGCTGTCACATCTGGCCGTCGTTCGCGGCCTGCGTCTGGATCCGTCGCTGGCGCTGCTGATCGTCGATATTGGTGGAGGATCGACGGAACTGATTGGTGCCGAACCTGGCGCCGAACTCAAGCTCGTGAGCCTGCAAATTGGATCGGTCCGACTCACTGAGCGATGCGTTCACAGCGATCCGCCTTCGGATGCAGACACGGCATCGTTAAGCGCCACGATCGAGGGTGCGCTGGATGGCCTGGGATGGCACTTTCGCCCGGCGTGCCTGGTCGGGATTGCCGGCACAGTGACGACGCTCTGTGCCGTCGCGCTGGGCCTGCACAGCTACGACTCGGGTGTGGTTCACGGACATCGCCTGTCGCGGGCGGAGGTCGGTCGAGTGATTGGCCTGCTTCGCTCGCTACCGCTGGTCGAGCGACGCAAGCTGCCCGGCCTTCCGGAAGGGCGCGCCGACGTCCTTTTCGCAGGGGCGACGATCCTCGAGCACATCCTGGAACGATTCGGCACCAACGAGGTCACCGTGAGCGATCAGGGAGTGCGATGGGGGCTGCTGTGGCGGGAGATCGATCGCCGCTACCCTCCTCCCAAACTGGCGGTGGACAAACCATAG
- the trmFO gene encoding methylenetetrahydrofolate--tRNA-(uracil(54)-C(5))-methyltransferase (FADH(2)-oxidizing) TrmFO, with protein MERSAVNVIGGGLAGSEAAWQLARRGLRVRLSEMRPLRMTEAHQTGNLAELVCSNSLRNASMETAVGVLKQEMRRLGSLVMLAADRARVPAGAALAVDREDFSAFITATLQSHPLVEIVREEVAAIPDGPTIIASGPLTGAALGEALHQLIGPRNLYFYDAIAPIVTAETIDMNLAFRASRYAKGGDDYINCPMNEGQYYAFVDALALAEKVELHPFEKPVYFEGCMPIEEMARRGPLTLAFGPMRPVGLSDPRVGKRPFAVVQLRQDDREGRLYNMVGFQTKMTYPEQRRVLRMIPGLEHTEFVRLGSLHRNTFIDSPRLLRPTMQLQMRHDLFLAGQMVGVEGYVESAAAGLLAAINAAKLLDSRPLVRPPAETALGSLVTYITDGSRQNFQPMNANYGLMPELPGRLRGRQKKIAMGERALRAIDEWIARNQIEPSTSASAPAAALDDPR; from the coding sequence GTGGAAAGGTCAGCCGTCAATGTTATCGGGGGAGGACTCGCAGGGAGCGAGGCCGCCTGGCAACTCGCGCGTCGCGGCCTGCGGGTGCGGCTGTCCGAGATGCGCCCGCTCAGGATGACGGAAGCCCATCAGACCGGAAATCTGGCGGAGTTGGTCTGCTCCAATTCATTGCGCAACGCGTCAATGGAAACCGCGGTTGGCGTTCTTAAGCAGGAGATGCGCCGTCTCGGCTCGCTGGTCATGCTTGCGGCGGACCGTGCGCGGGTACCTGCCGGAGCGGCGCTGGCGGTCGATCGCGAGGATTTCTCGGCTTTCATCACCGCGACGCTGCAGTCGCATCCCCTGGTTGAAATCGTGCGCGAGGAAGTCGCGGCCATTCCCGACGGTCCCACCATAATCGCAAGCGGTCCGCTCACCGGGGCGGCGTTGGGCGAGGCGCTCCATCAGCTCATCGGTCCGCGCAACCTTTATTTCTATGACGCAATCGCGCCCATCGTCACCGCGGAGACGATCGACATGAACCTCGCTTTCCGCGCATCGCGCTACGCAAAGGGAGGCGACGACTATATCAATTGCCCAATGAACGAAGGCCAGTATTACGCCTTTGTCGATGCTCTGGCGCTGGCGGAGAAGGTGGAGCTTCATCCGTTCGAGAAGCCTGTCTACTTCGAAGGGTGCATGCCGATTGAGGAGATGGCGCGCCGCGGTCCGCTGACGCTGGCTTTCGGGCCGATGCGTCCGGTGGGCTTAAGCGATCCGCGCGTAGGCAAACGTCCGTTCGCGGTGGTGCAGCTTCGCCAGGACGATCGCGAGGGACGCCTCTACAATATGGTGGGCTTCCAGACCAAGATGACCTATCCCGAACAACGGCGTGTGCTGCGAATGATCCCCGGCCTGGAGCACACAGAATTCGTGCGACTTGGCTCCCTCCATCGCAACACATTCATTGATTCGCCGCGGCTGCTCAGACCGACCATGCAGTTGCAAATGCGCCACGACCTTTTTTTGGCCGGCCAGATGGTGGGGGTCGAGGGATACGTCGAATCGGCGGCGGCGGGATTGCTCGCAGCGATCAACGCTGCAAAACTGCTCGACTCGCGTCCGCTGGTCAGACCGCCTGCCGAGACGGCGCTTGGATCGCTGGTCACCTATATCACCGATGGATCGCGCCAGAATTTCCAACCGATGAACGCGAACTACGGCCTCATGCCCGAGCTCCCGGGACGGCTGCGCGGGCGCCAGAAGAAGATCGCGATGGGTGAGCGGGCGCTGCGTGCCATCGATGAATGGATCGCGCGTAATCAGATCGAGCCCTCGACCTCCGCTTCTGCGCCAGCCGCCGCCCTTGACGATCCGCGATGA
- a CDS encoding YciI family protein — MKYMLLIYENEAEWDALSEAQQRAEMGEYLRFTDDIRRTGNHVSQVPVAPLAPTTTSTTVRVRTGKTMLTDGPFAETREQLGGFYIVEAANADDAIALAARIPGARRGSVEVRPFRTDQD, encoded by the coding sequence ATGAAGTACATGCTCCTCATTTACGAGAACGAAGCGGAATGGGATGCCCTGAGCGAAGCACAGCAGCGCGCGGAGATGGGCGAGTACCTGCGCTTTACCGACGATATCCGGCGCACCGGGAACCACGTGTCACAGGTGCCGGTGGCTCCCCTGGCGCCGACCACCACTTCGACCACCGTGCGGGTGAGAACCGGCAAGACGATGCTGACCGACGGACCGTTCGCTGAAACTAGGGAACAGCTCGGCGGTTTTTACATTGTCGAGGCCGCCAACGCCGATGATGCAATTGCGCTGGCGGCTCGCATCCCAGGGGCACGCCGTGGTTCGGTAGAGGTGCGCCCTTTTCGCACGGACCAAGACTGA
- a CDS encoding YciI family protein has product MKYAMMGAGLRAEVGRTPPAEQERRIRCHQQALNDLLRARVVAGRTGLIFVSVGLGPFHGGEGQTLSVRNREGKRLRTDGPFPETKEVVGGFDIIDFASREEAIEFGKVKNMHATHIEEIRPIREFWWISHSPKLAEANIFMLSSVEDGRGASDLSPEERKKLIRQHQAVGAEYVTQRGMVDGKPGLWVGVRLGPPGEAVTIRRDTGEPCLVDGPFAETRELLGGFNLVACDSFDEAIGWAEKLTPRDGDTIEVRPADGFWWIYHE; this is encoded by the coding sequence ATGAAGTACGCGATGATGGGCGCGGGGCTTCGCGCCGAGGTTGGCCGCACCCCGCCCGCCGAGCAGGAGCGTCGCATTCGCTGTCATCAACAGGCGCTTAACGACCTGTTACGGGCGCGGGTCGTTGCCGGCCGTACCGGGTTGATTTTTGTCTCGGTCGGGTTGGGGCCATTTCACGGCGGTGAGGGACAAACCCTGAGCGTGCGCAATCGCGAAGGCAAGCGCCTTCGAACGGACGGACCCTTTCCCGAAACCAAGGAAGTGGTGGGCGGCTTTGACATCATCGATTTCGCCTCGCGCGAGGAGGCGATCGAATTTGGCAAAGTCAAAAACATGCACGCCACCCATATCGAGGAAATTCGGCCGATTCGGGAGTTCTGGTGGATTTCCCATTCACCCAAACTCGCCGAAGCGAACATCTTCATGCTCAGTTCGGTGGAGGACGGACGCGGGGCCTCCGACCTCTCCCCGGAAGAAAGAAAAAAACTCATCCGCCAGCATCAGGCGGTCGGCGCCGAATACGTGACCCAGCGCGGGATGGTCGACGGAAAGCCCGGGCTTTGGGTCGGCGTGCGGCTGGGTCCGCCCGGCGAGGCAGTTACCATCCGGCGTGACACTGGTGAGCCATGCTTGGTCGACGGTCCCTTCGCCGAGACCCGCGAGCTGCTCGGCGGCTTCAATCTCGTCGCGTGCGACTCATTCGACGAAGCCATCGGCTGGGCCGAGAAGCTAACGCCGCGCGACGGTGACACCATCGAAGTCCGGCCTGCGGATGGCTTCTGGTGGATCTATCACGAATAG
- a CDS encoding YciI family protein translates to MKFMLLIVGGDPRLPQPTEAQMGSMLAQFEKIGADLSAQGKLVHSARLRPNAEAKTVRLGSDGKRVIVDGPFTETKEAVGGYYMGDFVSEADAIEWARKFPPFFHIEVRQVWEM, encoded by the coding sequence ATGAAGTTCATGCTGTTGATCGTAGGTGGAGACCCCAGGCTGCCGCAGCCGACCGAGGCTCAGATGGGGTCGATGTTGGCGCAGTTCGAGAAAATCGGCGCAGATCTCAGCGCGCAGGGGAAACTGGTTCACTCAGCGCGTCTGCGTCCGAACGCAGAGGCCAAAACCGTCAGGCTCGGCAGCGACGGCAAACGCGTCATCGTCGATGGTCCCTTTACGGAGACCAAGGAAGCAGTCGGTGGCTACTACATGGGGGATTTCGTGTCTGAAGCGGATGCGATCGAATGGGCCAGGAAATTCCCGCCATTCTTCCATATTGAAGTCCGCCAGGTCTGGGAAATGTAG
- a CDS encoding YciI family protein: MKFMLLIMNGDPNNPPAKETDYPAIFAQFQKLTADLQAQGKFLHSARLRPEARTVRVGTDGSRTVTDGPFLETKEVVGGYFLIECPSEAEALEWAKKFPPFFNVQARQVWEM; the protein is encoded by the coding sequence ATGAAATTCATGTTGTTGATCATGAACGGAGATCCAAACAACCCGCCGGCCAAGGAAACCGACTACCCAGCGATCTTTGCACAGTTTCAGAAGCTCACCGCCGATCTGCAGGCGCAGGGCAAGTTTCTGCATTCAGCTCGGCTGCGCCCTGAGGCGAGAACGGTGCGCGTGGGGACGGATGGAAGCCGGACGGTCACCGATGGTCCCTTCCTGGAGACCAAGGAGGTAGTCGGCGGTTACTTCCTGATCGAATGCCCCTCTGAAGCTGAAGCGCTTGAGTGGGCGAAGAAGTTTCCGCCCTTCTTCAACGTCCAGGCGCGCCAGGTCTGGGAGATGTAG